Within Celeribacter marinus, the genomic segment TGTGCCGATGCAATAAAACGTGTCGCGCACATTGGTCACCCAATCTCTTAGCGCATCGTTCATTGCATCTTTGAGCGTGCCGCGACCAGAGGTGACAGGAACAACCTCAGCCCCCAACAGACGCATGCGAAAGACGTTCGGACGTTGGCGCTCAACATCATGCGCCCCCATATAAACCACGCACTTCATGCCAAACTTAGCACAGACAGTAGCGGTCGCAACACCGTGCTGACCCGCGCCCGTCTCGGCGATGATGCGGGTTTTTCCCATGCGGCGCGCCAGAATGATCTGGCCAAGCACGTTGTTGATCTTGTGTGCACCCGTGTGGTTGAGCTCGTCGCGTTTGAGATAGATTTTTGCGCCACCCAACTCCTCTGTCATCTTCTGCGCGTAATAAAGCGGGCTGGGGCGGCCAACGTAATGCTTCCATAGATCGTTCATCTCGGCCCAGAACTCGGGATCGTCCTTGGCCTTGTTGTACTCTTCCTCAAGTGAGAGGATCAGTGGCATCAACGTCTCAGACACAAAGCGCCCGCCGTAATTGCCAAAGCGGCCTTTTTCGTCGGGGCCGTTCATAAAAGAGTTGAAAAGATCGTTCATTGCGATGCTCCAATCTAGGGTCCATCGGGATGTAGCCCATGCATGCCAAGCGGTAAAGCGCGGGTGACGTTTTCGCCCGTGAAATACTCAAAACACGGTGCCGTGCCCTACTGCTAAGCCGCGCGAATAGCGTTCATAAAGGCTTGAATTTTGGCGGGATCTTTTACTCCAGGGGCACTTTCAACACCCGAGGAAAGATCGATTTGTTTCGCGCCCGTCATCTGAATGGCCTGCACCACGTTTTCCTGTGTGAGGCCGCCCGCAAGCATCCACGGCGCATTCCAGCCGCGCTTTGAGACAAGGCGCCAGTCAAATGACACGCCATTTCCACCGGGGAGATCGGCACCCTGTGGCGGCTTTGCGTCGACCAAGAGCTGATCGGCGACCATACCGTACGCATTGAGCGCCTGAAGGTCGGCAGGGCCAGAAACCCCAACGGCTTTCATAACGGGCAAGCCAAAGCGCGTGCGCACCTCGGTGACCCGCTCTAGGCTTTCCTTACCATGCAACTGGATCATATCGATGGGCACCTCGCCGGTGATACGCTCCAGCGCCTCGTCGGATGGATCAACCACAAGCGCCACTTTTGCCACGCCCATTGGCACATCAAGTGCAAGTGCCCGCGCCGTTGCGATATCAACATTGCGGGGACTTTTCGGGAAAAAGACGAACCCAAGATACTGCGCGCCTGCCTCAACAGACGCAGAAACCGCGTCGGACGTGGTGAGCCCGCAAATCTTAACGCGTGTGTCCATAAGCCTGAATTAACGTTCGAGTAGGGCCAACACTTCGTCGCCCTCGCTCTTCGCCTTCGCCGTTTTTAGCTTGGAGATTTCGCGTGCAAGACGGTCTTTGGCTAAACGGTTGTCGCGCGCTGCGGCGCGATGTTTGCCCTCACGCATCCATTCCCAAAAGAACCCGATCAAAAGGCCTGCAACCACTGCGGCGAAAATCACTGAAAACAGCGGTACAGTCAAAGCGTATCCAACACCGACCAATTGCGCCAATTCAGCAGGCAATAGGTTGAGCGTCACCATATCGCGATTGGCCAGCGCCAAAGTGATTAGAACCACGGCGATGGCCGCGAGAAATGCATAGCGGATGTAGCGCATGGGGCGCGTTCCTTTTATTCGTCGTTCAGTCGGTCGCGCAGCAGCTTACCAGTCTTAAAGAACGGCACGTGTTTTTCGTCTACAGAGACACTCTCGCCAGTACGTGGGTTGCGTCCCATTCTGGCATCGCGTTGCTTGACAGAGAACGCGCCAAATCCGCGCAGCTCCACACGATCACCATTGGCCATTGCCTCAATCACTTCTTCAAAGATCGTATTCACGATCCGCTCAACATCTCTTTGATAAAGATGCGGGTTTTCATCCGCGATCTTTTGGATCAATTCAGAACGGATCATATCGTCTCCCCTTTGTCGTGTTTGGTGCCGACCGTATCGGCATGCGAGCAAGATCGACTATAGGATGGGGAATGTGTTCGGGGAATAGTCTCACATGCCCGAAATCATTTTTTTCGGCCTAATCCACTGACATAAGATGAAAATTTAACTCGATTCAGCGCGTGATCAAACATTGAGCGTCCAAAATGCCCCTGCTGCACCGCGGCAACCCACACGCGATTCGGCAGGGTTCAAACAAAAACGGCCCCGCTTACGCGAGGCCGTTTCCAATCATTTGACAGATAAGCGCGTGGCTTACTCGTCCGAGCCTTTAAGAGCGCCGCTGAGAATGTCGCCCAAAGTCGCACCAGAATCTGAGGAGCCAAACTG encodes:
- a CDS encoding phosphoribosylanthranilate isomerase, whose amino-acid sequence is MDTRVKICGLTTSDAVSASVEAGAQYLGFVFFPKSPRNVDIATARALALDVPMGVAKVALVVDPSDEALERITGEVPIDMIQLHGKESLERVTEVRTRFGLPVMKAVGVSGPADLQALNAYGMVADQLLVDAKPPQGADLPGGNGVSFDWRLVSKRGWNAPWMLAGGLTQENVVQAIQMTGAKQIDLSSGVESAPGVKDPAKIQAFMNAIRAA
- a CDS encoding lipopolysaccharide assembly protein LapA domain-containing protein, with translation MRYIRYAFLAAIAVVLITLALANRDMVTLNLLPAELAQLVGVGYALTVPLFSVIFAAVVAGLLIGFFWEWMREGKHRAAARDNRLAKDRLAREISKLKTAKAKSEGDEVLALLER
- the ihfB gene encoding integration host factor subunit beta yields the protein MIRSELIQKIADENPHLYQRDVERIVNTIFEEVIEAMANGDRVELRGFGAFSVKQRDARMGRNPRTGESVSVDEKHVPFFKTGKLLRDRLNDE